One genomic window of Prochlorococcus marinus str. NATL2A includes the following:
- a CDS encoding DUF4214 domain-containing protein, which translates to MTGTPENISPPPSGDPGYMPPPSGDPGYVPPPSGDPGYVPPPSGDSGYTPPPSGDAGYTPPSGNSGQPHGDPGYVPPSEIPGYVPPHGDPGYVPPSEIPGYVPPDLSERDLAARNESQAAAAAAGLSEADWAMTEEGMAFADRQEAMDIASGEYVPGEAENDFDRNHRREEPPGLSAEALADIAELEAAAAAAGLALEDYSDTPEGRARAEEMGRRAEERDIAAGLILPSPGNNLGQQASQSEIDGWQRGEDGSLMPPANWAVDGQGGYVFSPPDPSPSGLLSPDQQAAAAGLSVADWANTAEGRAHSQAVEEEALAQMTLAGEGQGIYGFEPPEGPSAQDLAERDEFEAAAAAAGLAPEDYSDTPEGRARAEEMGRRAEARAKAELIGGIRPDSFSEEDISNLEFSLVSDFDRDQFASFAPTAVAGFGKDHFAAFDPTAVAGFGRDHFAAFDPTAVAGFGKDHVAAFDTAAMAGFDYQHMGAFDTEAMAGFKADHVAALDAQAIAGLDQDQFAAFDPTAMAGFNADHFAAIDYGYMAGLGKDHVAAFDPMAMAGFDYQHMGAFDTEAMAGFKADHVAALDAQAIAGLDQDQFAAFDPTAMAGFNADHFAAIDYGYMAGLGKDHVAAFDPMAMAGFDYQHMGAFDTEAMAGFKADHVAALDAQAIAGLDQDQFAAFDPTAMAGFNADHFAAIDYGYMAGLGKDHVAAFDPMAMAGFDYQHMGAFDTEAMAGFKADHVAALDAQAIAGLDQDQFAAFDPTAMAGFNADHFAAIDYGYMAGLGKDHVAAFDPMAMAGFDYQHMGAFDTEAMAGFKADHVAALDAQAIAGLDQDQFAAFDPTAMAGFNADHFAAIDYGYMAGLGKDHVAAFDPMAMAGFDPEHVAAFDPMAVAGFDHTHFAAFDPMAVAGFDHTHFAAFDPMAMAGFDPEHVAAFDPMAVAGFDPDHVAAFDPMAVAGFDHTHFAAFDPMAVAGFDHTHAAAFDPMAVAGFDHTHFAAFDPMAVAGFDHTHAAAFDPMAVAGFDHTHFAAFDPMAVAGFDPEHVAAFDPMAVAGFDHTHFAAFDPMAVAGFDHTHAAAFDPMAVAGFDHTHAAAFDPMAVAGFDHTHAAAFDPMAMAGFDKDHFAAFAPTAVAGFGKDQIAAFDPLAMEGFDPTHIAAFDAEAMAGFKGQTLKELDPESFAAVTPDQLAKMAPDAAAAVKNWVLPKDEIIRWEGGLRGPDGEWMTADSFFGKRTTGDKPAETTVWTPPEADAIAKSGGFTKSDGTFVKEDDYFKDPSSAGWTVPPDELIKKDGGFRNPNGKWVTSKEFLNNTGTVPETDEIKKNGGYFDADKKWVSSVAHFGEGSADAQTVAWAPPAATDIKTDGGFWDPFGQWVKSEDFEKDGWKAPEGEVKPAIPEGITAEEIKSAGGYQATNGAWVTDAKHFDTSLDNEANKTAGYWGATTDPIKEAANLANSLLTSNEVSLIPEEAALAAGLSVADWALTDEGRAHAEAVEADALAVISLANLDPTAVALDKKPISEVAYPWQEIDDLKKPQGDGAELDSTSHWASLVKSKDDGDDRLEGGETSDKIFGGLGSDFIDGGEGEDVAFYAGNFADYKFDRTKDTVAIQDQREGLNDGNDTLKNVEYIQFADQKVDVSKLDVVKTYTGDSKDFKFFKREDGTIEVKTEDGFDDITGVPKLEFNDKSFSGISDIKETFDQVKSKDDSTGQMFRVYNAAFARFPDSDGLEYWIDKNSSGENSNRQVADSFLGSEEFKSTYGADVDTGTYVNNLYKNILGRDADQGGYDYWVEQLDSGQENRGELLLGFAESLENKALFSEVTGLF; encoded by the coding sequence ATGACTGGTACACCTGAAAATATTTCACCACCACCATCAGGAGATCCAGGATATATGCCACCACCATCAGGAGATCCAGGATATGTGCCACCACCATCAGGAGATCCAGGATATGTGCCACCACCATCAGGAGATTCAGGATATACGCCACCACCATCAGGAGATGCAGGATATACGCCACCATCAGGTAATTCCGGACAACCACATGGAGATCCCGGATATGTACCACCATCTGAAATCCCAGGATATGTACCACCACATGGAGATCCCGGATATGTACCACCATCTGAAATCCCAGGATATGTACCACCAGATCTAAGTGAGCGAGATCTAGCTGCCAGAAACGAGAGCCAGGCAGCAGCGGCAGCAGCAGGTCTTAGTGAAGCTGACTGGGCAATGACTGAAGAGGGTATGGCGTTTGCAGATAGGCAGGAGGCTATGGATATAGCTTCAGGAGAATATGTTCCTGGAGAAGCAGAAAATGATTTTGATAGAAATCATCGAAGAGAAGAGCCACCAGGACTATCTGCTGAAGCTTTAGCTGATATAGCAGAGTTAGAAGCAGCAGCAGCAGCAGCAGGCCTCGCTTTAGAGGACTACTCGGATACTCCTGAAGGCAGGGCTAGAGCTGAGGAGATGGGTAGAAGGGCAGAAGAAAGGGACATAGCCGCAGGACTAATACTCCCTTCACCGGGCAATAATCTAGGTCAGCAAGCCAGCCAAAGTGAAATTGATGGATGGCAAAGAGGTGAAGATGGATCCTTAATGCCCCCAGCAAATTGGGCTGTTGATGGTCAAGGTGGATATGTTTTCTCTCCTCCTGACCCTTCTCCTTCTGGTCTATTGAGCCCAGATCAGCAAGCAGCTGCAGCAGGGCTTAGTGTTGCGGACTGGGCAAACACTGCAGAAGGACGAGCACATTCTCAAGCAGTAGAAGAGGAAGCTTTAGCCCAAATGACATTGGCTGGAGAAGGACAAGGCATTTATGGATTTGAACCTCCTGAAGGACCAAGTGCTCAAGATTTAGCTGAAAGAGATGAGTTTGAGGCAGCAGCAGCAGCAGCAGGCCTAGCACCTGAAGACTACTCAGATACCCCAGAAGGTAGAGCTAGGGCGGAAGAGATGGGGAGAAGGGCAGAAGCTAGGGCAAAAGCTGAACTTATAGGTGGAATAAGACCAGATTCCTTTAGTGAAGAAGATATTTCCAATCTTGAGTTTTCTTTGGTTAGCGATTTTGATAGAGATCAATTTGCCTCGTTTGCTCCAACGGCAGTCGCCGGTTTTGGAAAAGATCACTTTGCCGCTTTTGACCCAACCGCAGTCGCCGGTTTTGGTAGAGATCACTTTGCCGCTTTTGACCCAACCGCAGTCGCCGGTTTTGGTAAAGACCATGTTGCTGCTTTTGATACTGCAGCCATGGCTGGTTTTGATTACCAGCACATGGGTGCTTTTGATACTGAAGCGATGGCTGGATTTAAAGCTGACCATGTCGCTGCCTTAGATGCACAAGCTATAGCAGGTTTAGATCAAGATCAATTTGCTGCATTTGATCCAACAGCGATGGCTGGGTTTAATGCGGATCATTTTGCGGCGATTGATTACGGCTACATGGCAGGTCTAGGTAAAGACCATGTTGCTGCTTTTGATCCAATGGCCATGGCTGGTTTTGATTACCAGCACATGGGTGCTTTTGATACTGAAGCGATGGCTGGATTTAAAGCTGACCATGTCGCTGCCTTAGATGCACAAGCTATAGCAGGTTTAGATCAAGATCAATTTGCTGCATTTGATCCAACAGCGATGGCTGGGTTTAATGCGGATCATTTTGCGGCGATTGATTACGGCTACATGGCAGGTCTAGGTAAAGACCATGTTGCTGCTTTTGATCCAATGGCCATGGCTGGTTTTGATTACCAGCACATGGGTGCTTTTGATACTGAAGCGATGGCTGGATTTAAAGCTGACCATGTCGCTGCCTTAGATGCACAAGCTATAGCAGGTTTAGATCAAGATCAATTTGCTGCATTTGATCCAACAGCGATGGCTGGGTTTAATGCGGATCATTTTGCGGCGATTGATTACGGCTACATGGCAGGTCTAGGTAAAGACCATGTTGCTGCTTTTGATCCAATGGCCATGGCTGGTTTTGATTACCAGCACATGGGTGCTTTTGATACTGAAGCGATGGCTGGATTTAAAGCTGACCATGTCGCTGCCTTAGATGCACAAGCTATAGCAGGTTTAGATCAAGATCAATTTGCTGCATTTGATCCAACAGCGATGGCTGGGTTTAATGCGGATCATTTTGCGGCGATTGATTACGGCTACATGGCAGGTCTAGGTAAAGACCATGTTGCTGCTTTTGATCCAATGGCCATGGCTGGTTTTGATTACCAGCACATGGGTGCTTTTGATACTGAAGCGATGGCTGGATTTAAAGCTGACCATGTCGCTGCCTTAGATGCACAAGCTATAGCAGGTTTAGATCAAGATCAATTTGCTGCATTTGATCCAACAGCGATGGCTGGGTTTAATGCGGATCATTTTGCGGCGATTGATTACGGCTACATGGCAGGTCTAGGTAAAGACCATGTTGCTGCTTTTGATCCAATGGCCATGGCTGGTTTTGATCCCGAGCATGTTGCTGCGTTTGACCCGATGGCAGTTGCAGGGTTCGATCATACGCATTTTGCAGCCTTTGACCCGATGGCAGTTGCAGGGTTTGATCACACGCATTTTGCAGCCTTTGATCCAATGGCAATGGCTGGATTTGATCCCGAGCATGTTGCTGCGTTTGACCCAATGGCAGTCGCTGGATTTGATCCCGATCATGTTGCCGCGTTTGACCCAATGGCAGTTGCTGGATTTGATCACACGCATTTTGCAGCCTTTGATCCAATGGCAGTTGCTGGATTTGATCACACGCATGCTGCGGCGTTTGACCCAATGGCAGTTGCTGGATTTGATCACACGCATTTTGCAGCCTTTGATCCAATGGCAGTTGCTGGATTTGATCACACGCATGCTGCGGCGTTTGACCCAATGGCAGTTGCTGGATTTGATCACACGCATTTTGCAGCCTTTGACCCAATGGCAGTCGCTGGATTTGATCCCGAGCATGTTGCTGCGTTTGACCCAATGGCAGTTGCTGGATTTGATCACACGCATTTTGCAGCCTTTGATCCAATGGCAGTTGCTGGATTTGATCACACGCATGCTGCGGCGTTTGACCCAATGGCAGTTGCTGGATTTGATCACACGCATGCTGCGGCGTTTGATCCAATGGCAGTTGCTGGATTTGATCACACGCATGCTGCGGCGTTTGATCCAATGGCGATGGCCGGTTTTGATAAAGATCATTTTGCAGCGTTTGCCCCAACTGCAGTAGCAGGCTTTGGAAAAGATCAGATTGCAGCGTTTGATCCCTTGGCGATGGAGGGATTTGATCCAACGCACATTGCAGCGTTTGACGCAGAAGCAATGGCTGGATTTAAAGGTCAGACCTTAAAAGAACTTGATCCAGAATCATTTGCTGCGGTTACTCCGGATCAATTAGCAAAAATGGCACCTGATGCTGCGGCAGCAGTTAAAAATTGGGTGCTTCCAAAAGACGAGATCATTCGCTGGGAAGGCGGTCTACGGGGACCTGATGGTGAATGGATGACAGCAGATTCTTTCTTTGGCAAACGAACAACTGGAGATAAACCAGCAGAAACGACTGTTTGGACTCCACCAGAAGCAGATGCAATTGCTAAATCAGGAGGCTTTACAAAATCTGATGGAACGTTTGTTAAAGAAGACGATTATTTCAAAGATCCATCATCAGCTGGATGGACTGTCCCTCCAGATGAATTGATTAAAAAAGATGGTGGTTTTAGAAACCCCAATGGTAAGTGGGTCACATCCAAGGAGTTTTTGAATAACACGGGAACTGTTCCTGAAACCGATGAAATTAAAAAGAACGGTGGATATTTTGATGCCGATAAAAAATGGGTTTCTTCCGTAGCTCATTTTGGAGAAGGAAGCGCGGATGCTCAAACTGTTGCCTGGGCACCACCTGCAGCGACGGATATTAAAACTGATGGAGGTTTTTGGGATCCATTTGGCCAATGGGTGAAATCAGAAGATTTTGAGAAAGATGGATGGAAAGCACCAGAAGGAGAAGTAAAGCCTGCAATTCCAGAAGGGATTACAGCGGAAGAAATCAAATCAGCAGGAGGGTATCAGGCTACTAATGGTGCTTGGGTGACAGATGCCAAGCATTTTGATACGTCACTAGATAATGAGGCGAATAAAACAGCGGGTTACTGGGGAGCGACTACGGATCCCATTAAAGAGGCAGCAAACTTAGCAAATTCCCTTCTTACTTCAAATGAAGTGAGTCTGATACCTGAAGAAGCAGCATTAGCTGCAGGACTAAGTGTTGCTGATTGGGCATTGACTGATGAAGGTAGAGCTCATGCCGAAGCAGTAGAAGCAGATGCACTTGCTGTGATTTCATTAGCGAATCTAGATCCAACGGCAGTTGCTTTAGATAAAAAACCCATTAGTGAAGTCGCTTATCCATGGCAAGAAATTGATGATTTAAAGAAACCCCAAGGAGATGGAGCTGAATTGGATTCGACAAGCCATTGGGCGTCGCTAGTAAAGAGTAAAGATGACGGTGATGACAGATTGGAAGGAGGCGAGACTTCTGACAAGATTTTTGGTGGCTTGGGGTCAGACTTTATTGATGGAGGAGAAGGAGAAGATGTTGCGTTCTATGCCGGAAATTTTGCTGATTATAAGTTTGATCGAACAAAAGATACAGTTGCGATTCAAGATCAAAGAGAGGGACTGAATGATGGAAATGACACTTTAAAGAATGTCGAATATATTCAATTCGCCGATCAGAAGGTAGACGTTTCTAAACTAGATGTTGTTAAAACATATACGGGTGATAGTAAAGACTTTAAATTCTTTAAAAGAGAAGATGGAACAATAGAAGTTAAGACTGAGGATGGATTCGATGATATTACTGGCGTTCCAAAACTGGAGTTTAATGATAAATCTTTTAGTGGAATTAGCGATATTAAAGAGACGTTTGATCAGGTGAAATCGAAAGATGATTCAACGGGACAAATGTTTAGGGTTTACAACGCTGCTTTTGCAAGATTCCCTGATTCTGATGGACTTGAATATTGGATTGATAAAAACTCGTCTGGTGAAAATAGTAACCGTCAAGTAGCTGATTCTTTCTTAGGTTCTGAAGAGTTTAAATCTACTTATGGAGCTGATGTTGACACAGGAACGTATGTGAACAATCTATATAAAAATATTCTTGGTAGAGATGCAGATCAAGGTGGTTATGATTATTGGGTTGAGCAGTTAGACAGTGGGCAAGAAAATAGAGGAGAATTGTTATTAGGTTTTGCTGAGTCGTTAGAGAATAAGGCTTTATTTAGTGAGGTAACTGGTTTGTTCTAA
- the psbA gene encoding photosystem II q(b) protein encodes MTTIQQQRSSLLKGWPQFCEWVTSTNNRIYVGWFGVLMIPCLLAATTCFIVAFIAAPPVDIDGIREPVAGSFMYGNNIISGAVVPSSNAIGLHFYPIWEAATLDEWLYNGGPYQLVIFHFLIGISAYMGRQWELSYRLGMRPWICVAYSAPVSAAFAVFLVYPFGQGSFSDGMPLGISGTFNFMFVFQAEHNILMHPFHMAGVAGMFGGALFSAMHGSLVTSSLIRETTGLDSQNYGYKFGQEEETYNIVAAHGYFGRLIFQYASFNNSRSLHFFLASWPVICVWLTSMGICTMAFNLNGFNFNQSVVDTSGKVVPTWGDVLNRANLGMEVMHERNAHNFPLDLAAAESTSVALVAPAIG; translated from the coding sequence ATGACCACCATTCAGCAGCAGCGTTCTTCGTTGCTCAAAGGTTGGCCACAATTCTGCGAGTGGGTTACTTCCACCAACAACCGTATCTATGTCGGTTGGTTCGGTGTTTTGATGATCCCTTGCCTTCTTGCGGCAACAACTTGTTTCATCGTTGCATTTATCGCTGCTCCTCCAGTTGATATCGACGGTATCCGTGAGCCAGTAGCTGGTTCATTCATGTATGGAAACAACATCATTTCTGGTGCTGTTGTTCCTTCAAGTAACGCTATCGGCCTTCACTTCTACCCAATCTGGGAAGCAGCAACTCTTGATGAGTGGCTATATAACGGTGGCCCTTACCAGCTTGTAATCTTCCACTTCCTTATCGGTATCTCTGCATACATGGGACGTCAGTGGGAGCTTTCATACCGTTTAGGTATGCGCCCATGGATCTGTGTTGCTTACTCAGCTCCTGTATCAGCAGCTTTCGCTGTATTCCTTGTTTACCCATTCGGTCAGGGTTCATTCTCTGATGGTATGCCTCTAGGAATTTCTGGAACATTCAACTTCATGTTCGTTTTCCAGGCTGAGCACAACATCTTGATGCACCCATTCCATATGGCTGGTGTAGCAGGTATGTTCGGTGGTGCTTTGTTCTCTGCAATGCATGGTTCTTTGGTTACTTCATCACTTATCCGTGAGACCACAGGACTTGATTCACAGAACTACGGTTACAAGTTTGGACAAGAAGAAGAGACATACAACATCGTTGCAGCTCATGGCTACTTCGGTCGTTTGATCTTCCAATATGCAAGCTTCAACAACAGCCGTAGCCTTCACTTCTTCTTGGCTTCATGGCCAGTGATTTGTGTTTGGTTGACATCTATGGGCATCTGCACCATGGCGTTCAACTTGAACGGTTTCAACTTCAACCAGTCTGTAGTTGATACTTCAGGCAAGGTTGTACCAACCTGGGGTGACGTACTTAACCGTGCAAACCTTGGTATGGAAGTAATGCACGAGCGTAATGCTCACAACTTCCCACTTGACCTAGCAGCTGCTGAGTCTACTTCTGTAGCTCTTGTTGCACCTGCAATCGGTTAA
- a CDS encoding circularly permuted type 2 ATP-grasp protein, giving the protein MFKDYQPKKGFDEYFSSDDFLPRSSLEPLLTSLGEMGLHQLNISHEIARKLLLRHGATFRLNDSGSKGSERILPFDPLPRVIGSLEWLGLERGLIQRLEAIDLFLADVYGKQQIINDGIIPRDFIESSDGWRPQMKGFVLPLGKWCHVSGLDLIRDGNGEWLVLEDNLRCPSGVAYFLENRLVMKRIFPSLFNGRVVRPIEDYPSYLLKSLQELAVWTDTPKVVLLTPGVFNSAYFEHSYLAQQMGIQLVEGSDLVCQNQNVYLKTTSGIKKVDVIYRRIDDDYLDPKFFRKDSMLGVPGLIDVLKKGRVAIANAPGTGLADDKLIYTFVPEMIRYYLKEEPIINNVKTYVCARSSDLSFVLENLGKLVVKSVSEAGGYGMLIGPHSSQIDIDKFSAKIKANPRNYIAQPTLDLSTVPSLSDGEVYPCHVDLRPYVLRGKNTWVSPGGLTRVALKRDSLIVNSSQGGGCKDTWVVG; this is encoded by the coding sequence ATGTTTAAAGATTATCAACCTAAAAAGGGTTTCGATGAATATTTTTCTTCTGATGATTTTTTGCCGAGGTCATCACTAGAGCCTTTACTTACCTCTTTAGGAGAGATGGGCTTACATCAGTTGAACATTAGTCATGAGATCGCGAGAAAGCTTCTTCTTCGTCATGGAGCTACTTTTCGTCTCAATGATTCAGGTAGCAAAGGTTCTGAAAGGATTCTCCCTTTTGACCCTCTTCCAAGAGTAATAGGTTCTTTAGAATGGTTAGGTTTAGAGAGGGGACTTATACAAAGACTCGAAGCCATAGATTTATTTTTAGCTGATGTATATGGAAAACAACAAATAATTAATGATGGGATTATTCCAAGAGATTTCATTGAAAGCTCTGATGGCTGGAGACCTCAAATGAAGGGCTTTGTTCTTCCTCTTGGGAAATGGTGCCATGTATCTGGTCTAGATCTTATTAGAGATGGAAATGGCGAATGGCTTGTTTTAGAGGACAACCTTCGCTGTCCTTCAGGAGTTGCTTATTTCTTAGAAAATAGATTAGTAATGAAAAGGATTTTCCCAAGCCTTTTTAACGGCAGAGTTGTTAGGCCTATTGAAGATTATCCGTCATATTTACTGAAATCACTCCAGGAATTAGCCGTCTGGACGGATACACCGAAAGTTGTTCTGCTGACTCCTGGTGTTTTTAATAGTGCATATTTTGAGCACAGTTACTTAGCCCAACAAATGGGTATTCAACTAGTAGAAGGAAGTGATTTAGTTTGTCAGAACCAAAATGTTTATTTGAAAACTACTTCTGGGATTAAAAAAGTTGATGTAATATATCGTCGAATAGATGATGATTATTTAGACCCTAAGTTTTTTAGAAAAGATTCAATGCTTGGAGTTCCAGGTCTTATTGATGTATTGAAGAAAGGTCGAGTGGCTATTGCAAATGCACCTGGAACAGGGCTAGCAGATGATAAATTAATTTATACTTTTGTACCTGAAATGATTAGGTATTATCTAAAAGAGGAACCAATAATTAATAATGTTAAAACATATGTTTGTGCAAGATCAAGTGACCTTAGTTTTGTACTAGAAAACCTTGGTAAGTTAGTTGTTAAAAGTGTCTCTGAAGCAGGCGGTTATGGAATGTTAATTGGACCACACTCATCTCAAATAGATATTGATAAATTTTCAGCAAAGATAAAAGCTAATCCAAGAAATTATATAGCTCAACCAACATTAGACTTGTCTACAGTTCCATCCCTTAGTGATGGTGAAGTTTATCCCTGTCATGTTGATTTGAGACCCTATGTCCTTAGAGGAAAGAATACTTGGGTAAGTCCTGGAGGATTAACAAGAGTAGCCTTAAAACGCGATTCTTTGATTGTTAACTCTTCTCAAGGAGGTGGATGTAAGGATACTTGGGTGGTTGGTTAA